From the Entomomonas sp. E2T0 genome, one window contains:
- a CDS encoding DUF4124 domain-containing protein, protein MKHIILTIAVSLFTVLPVAAQMYRWVDGKGQVHYSSEPPQGQKAEQIKKPTSPRVNNKDVVEKYADGEKKPTEAEKQESFNRAAQQQAQKDEAQTRLACDGMRKDLALYQNYPRARVDVEGTTRRLTSEELNTRIADLQKNINDNCQGY, encoded by the coding sequence ATGAAGCATATTATATTAACAATAGCAGTTTCACTTTTTACTGTGTTACCTGTTGCTGCCCAAATGTATCGTTGGGTTGATGGGAAAGGGCAAGTGCATTATAGTTCTGAACCACCACAAGGACAGAAAGCTGAGCAGATTAAAAAACCAACATCACCGAGAGTTAATAATAAAGATGTAGTAGAAAAATATGCTGATGGCGAAAAAAAGCCAACTGAAGCGGAGAAGCAAGAGTCTTTCAATAGGGCAGCACAACAACAAGCACAAAAAGATGAAGCTCAAACAAGATTAGCATGTGATGGTATGCGTAAGGATTTAGCACTTTATCAAAATTATCCTCGTGCGCGTGTTGATGTAGAGGGCACGACTCGTCGTTTAACATCTGAGGAGTTGAACACAAGAATTGCGGATTTACAAAAAAATATTAATGATAATTGTCAGGGATATTAA
- a CDS encoding M23 family metallopeptidase, whose product MRAALTKQKCAVFSILLLCNYCTYALSASIYQYVDSNGVITYTDKQLPGSKPFELNDEIIEHIENQVKLNTVKHAGGETLKIKNELYAPVEIQLTLENVDNVVGAANKKLHWILPPRKEIRLVTLTPFDRTKPMRYTPKLAYALGDPRTKPQPYRYPLPWRGGPFQQTQGPGGKFSHSGPKGRYARDIGMPEGTPIIAARSGTVIKVENNQTGQGTNPAGNFIRILHDDGTMSVYLHLKKGSIRHKEGQHVKVGDQIAFSGNTGRSTGPHLHFVVQRNVGMALESIPYDFAQPVNSKTIYRGRVTNN is encoded by the coding sequence ATGAGAGCTGCTTTAACAAAGCAGAAATGTGCTGTATTCAGCATTTTATTACTTTGTAATTATTGTACTTATGCCCTTAGCGCTTCTATTTACCAATATGTAGATAGTAATGGTGTTATTACTTACACAGATAAACAGCTACCAGGCTCTAAACCTTTTGAATTGAATGATGAAATTATTGAGCATATTGAAAATCAAGTTAAATTAAATACAGTAAAACATGCTGGTGGTGAAACACTTAAGATAAAAAATGAGCTTTATGCCCCAGTAGAAATTCAACTTACTTTAGAAAATGTTGACAATGTAGTGGGCGCAGCCAATAAAAAGTTGCATTGGATTCTTCCTCCAAGAAAAGAAATCCGTTTAGTAACATTAACACCTTTTGATCGTACTAAACCTATGCGCTATACACCAAAACTAGCGTATGCATTAGGTGACCCAAGAACTAAACCCCAACCTTATCGTTATCCATTACCTTGGCGTGGTGGTCCATTTCAACAAACACAGGGACCTGGCGGAAAATTTAGTCACTCAGGACCGAAAGGTCGTTATGCTAGGGATATTGGCATGCCAGAAGGAACACCTATTATTGCCGCTCGCTCTGGCACGGTGATAAAAGTAGAAAATAACCAAACAGGTCAAGGGACAAATCCGGCAGGAAACTTCATTCGTATTTTACATGATGATGGCACAATGAGTGTTTATTTGCATCTTAAGAAAGGATCTATTCGCCACAAAGAAGGCCAACATGTCAAAGTTGGAGATCAAATAGCATTCTCAGGTAATACTGGACGTAGTACAGGGCCACATTTACATTTTGTTGTACAACGTAATGTAGGGATGGCTTTAGAGTCCATCCCTTATGATTTTGCACAACCTGTAAATAGTAAAACTATTTACCGTGGTAGAGTTACAAATAATTAA
- a CDS encoding hemolysin family protein, with translation MDPDSNSLLIYSADILLVLFALFLVLLNGFFVGAEFAMVKLRATRVEALAEVNGWRGKILRKVHHQLDAYLSACQLGITLASLGLGWVGEPAFAELITPLLAKVGIESPELIRGVSFFTAFFIISYLHIVVGELAPKSWAIRQPEKLSLWTAVPLYLFYWFMYPAIWLLNHSANAILRMAGQHETQGHEHYYSRDELKIILHSSRAHNPTDGGMQVMASAVEMAELEAVDWANSREDLIYIEQDASLDDVLDIIKRHKYSRYPIYNTETTEFTGILHIKDLLLELADNRGEKAKFVLDLDELSRPLDRVSKNTPLGELLERFKQGGVHFALVEEADGKVVGFLTMEDVLEVLVGDIQDEHRKTERGVLAYQPGKLLVRGDTPLFKIERLLNVDLDHIAAETMGGLIYETLSRVPEEEEVLETDGLSITVKKMKGPKILLAKVTKLDDSKPYKENTD, from the coding sequence ATGGACCCTGACTCGAATAGTTTACTTATTTATTCCGCCGATATTTTACTTGTTTTATTCGCATTATTTTTAGTTTTACTTAATGGCTTCTTCGTCGGTGCTGAATTTGCCATGGTTAAACTACGGGCTACCCGTGTGGAAGCACTTGCAGAGGTTAATGGGTGGCGAGGGAAAATTCTAAGAAAAGTTCACCATCAATTAGATGCTTATCTTTCTGCTTGTCAGTTGGGTATTACACTTGCTTCTTTAGGATTGGGGTGGGTTGGTGAACCAGCCTTTGCTGAATTAATTACACCACTGTTGGCTAAAGTAGGTATAGAGTCGCCAGAACTTATTAGAGGTGTTTCATTCTTTACCGCCTTCTTTATTATTTCTTATTTACATATTGTCGTCGGTGAGTTAGCGCCTAAGTCGTGGGCGATACGTCAACCTGAAAAATTATCCTTGTGGACAGCGGTACCACTCTATTTATTCTATTGGTTTATGTATCCTGCTATTTGGCTACTTAATCATAGTGCTAATGCCATTTTGCGGATGGCTGGCCAACATGAAACACAAGGGCATGAACATTACTATAGTCGTGATGAGCTAAAAATTATTCTTCATTCAAGCCGCGCCCATAATCCCACTGATGGTGGTATGCAAGTGATGGCTTCAGCAGTTGAAATGGCTGAATTAGAGGCTGTAGACTGGGCGAATTCACGCGAAGATTTAATTTATATTGAGCAAGATGCTTCATTAGATGATGTTTTAGATATTATTAAACGCCACAAATATAGTCGTTATCCTATTTATAATACAGAGACAACAGAGTTTACAGGTATTCTCCATATTAAAGACTTATTGTTAGAGTTAGCTGACAATAGAGGCGAAAAAGCTAAGTTTGTGCTTGATCTTGATGAATTATCTCGGCCTCTAGATAGAGTTTCTAAAAATACACCTTTAGGAGAGTTACTAGAACGTTTTAAACAAGGGGGAGTGCACTTTGCCTTAGTTGAGGAAGCGGATGGTAAAGTTGTAGGTTTCTTAACTATGGAAGATGTGTTAGAAGTTCTAGTGGGTGATATTCAAGATGAACACCGTAAAACAGAGCGTGGGGTATTGGCTTATCAACCTGGTAAATTATTGGTAAGAGGTGATACGCCTTTATTTAAAATAGAACGTTTATTAAATGTAGACCTTGACCATATTGCAGCTGAAACAATGGGTGGATTAATTTATGAAACCCTTAGCCGTGTTCCTGAAGAAGAGGAAGTTTTGGAGACAGATGGTTTAAGTATCACTGTAAAAAAAATGAAAGGTCCAAAAATCTTATTAGCTAAAGTAACAAAGCTAGATGATAGTAAACCTTATAAAGAAAATACAGATTAA
- the ubiA gene encoding 4-hydroxybenzoate octaprenyltransferase — MYVTWLKSLADKLHNRAWDFIQLIRLEKPIGIYLLLWPTLSALWVAGNGSPSAKNFIIFLLGVALMRSAGCIINDFADRNFDGHVARTKERPLAGKRISVKEAFVLFFILLFICLLLVLCTNLTTFYLSFGAVAVAACYPFMKRFTNYPQVVLGAAYSWGILMTFTAETGQLPWFAWVLFFANVAWTVAFDTYYAMSDKEDDLKIGVKSTAIAFGQYDRLIIAILQGVNLVGFIVVGLYLSFGIYFYLGLLIALACFIWEYLNTRSLEPLICFKAFLHNHWAGLAIFIGIVLDYLLK; from the coding sequence ATGTACGTTACGTGGTTAAAGAGTCTAGCTGATAAGTTACACAATCGTGCTTGGGATTTTATACAATTAATCCGTCTCGAAAAACCTATTGGTATCTACTTATTATTGTGGCCTACGTTATCAGCATTATGGGTAGCTGGTAATGGCAGTCCATCTGCTAAAAATTTTATTATTTTTTTACTTGGTGTAGCATTAATGCGCTCCGCTGGATGCATTATTAATGATTTTGCTGATCGTAATTTTGATGGACATGTAGCTCGTACTAAAGAGCGGCCTTTAGCAGGTAAACGAATTAGTGTTAAAGAAGCTTTTGTATTGTTTTTTATCTTATTGTTTATCTGTCTATTATTGGTGCTTTGTACTAATCTTACTACCTTTTATTTATCCTTTGGCGCAGTTGCTGTGGCTGCTTGCTACCCATTTATGAAACGTTTTACCAATTATCCCCAAGTGGTATTAGGTGCTGCTTATTCATGGGGGATTTTAATGACCTTTACTGCAGAAACAGGGCAACTACCTTGGTTTGCGTGGGTGTTGTTTTTTGCTAATGTGGCATGGACGGTAGCATTTGATACTTATTATGCAATGTCTGATAAAGAGGATGATTTAAAAATTGGCGTTAAATCAACTGCTATTGCTTTTGGACAGTATGACCGCTTAATTATCGCCATTTTACAGGGGGTTAATTTAGTTGGTTTTATAGTGGTTGGTCTTTATTTAAGCTTTGGTATCTATTTCTATCTGGGTTTGCTTATTGCCTTAGCTTGTTTTATTTGGGAGTATCTTAATACTCGTAGTTTAGAGCCGCTTATTTGTTTTAAAGCTTTTTTACATAATCACTGGGCTGGTTTAGCTATTTTTATAGGGATAGTGCTAGATTATTTGCTTAAATAG